One stretch of Rosistilla oblonga DNA includes these proteins:
- a CDS encoding efflux RND transporter periplasmic adaptor subunit, giving the protein MTSPPISSPAESATASSWSAATVVARDASRPPAQASSPEAQGVSDLSELRLDQLLRALTRHVHDAKNLHQFAEATLVELCRSGIAIGGTWHLHSPTEDPAAVAEPIASQIPNEALAEEATQQWLHECRMALQNDAEAQVFASPQIQGLHAACIESTLGDQRYVVTLLAIASTVEELRRAIQLLPIVTTAWHFCREAIASHDDLRITAALVDLVATVQTCPTLDEACRSVVGQLKRHLDCKFVALSLLPGKGQSAKGRSKPLRLATISGLEHFDPNSTLAQTIEAAHDECGLRDSVTSWPPLAPNRRELSIAHRQIVDSVGVELIVSTPLRNHDGQVVGVLSVAGALLSVGSPGTQNLLTALSLPIASVLSISRRAQPSGIRRFLSQLAAQSMATQRNLLLALAAAILFTLCLPWPYRIACRCRLEPEAKRFAVAPYDGTLETTFVRPGDRVEVGDVLARMEQREIKWELAGVVAQQERVRKTLDSHMANHETPKAMISEAELAELAARRQLLEYQRDNMEIRSPVAGLVLSGSHQRREHFPVGIGEKLYEIAEISPLRVEVGIPAEDIAHVKVGMQVQIRLHSERLQPIVGKLESIRPRAVVRQQRNVFIAELSVPNPDGKLRPGMEGDARIVTARHTLAWNWFHKPWQRFVAWWSLALA; this is encoded by the coding sequence ATGACCAGCCCTCCGATTTCATCGCCCGCCGAGTCCGCAACCGCTTCCTCATGGTCCGCTGCCACGGTTGTCGCCCGCGACGCCAGCCGACCGCCGGCGCAAGCATCGTCGCCCGAAGCGCAGGGAGTATCCGATCTCAGCGAGCTTCGTCTCGATCAACTACTGCGTGCGCTCACTCGGCATGTCCATGACGCAAAGAACTTGCATCAGTTTGCCGAAGCGACGCTGGTTGAACTCTGTCGTTCTGGGATCGCGATCGGCGGAACCTGGCATCTCCATTCGCCCACCGAAGATCCAGCCGCCGTTGCCGAACCGATTGCCTCGCAGATCCCCAATGAAGCTCTTGCGGAAGAAGCGACGCAGCAGTGGTTGCACGAATGTCGGATGGCACTGCAAAACGATGCCGAAGCGCAAGTCTTCGCATCGCCGCAAATCCAAGGCCTTCATGCCGCGTGTATTGAGTCGACTCTAGGGGACCAGCGTTACGTGGTCACATTGCTTGCAATCGCCTCCACGGTGGAAGAGCTCCGGCGGGCGATCCAGTTGCTGCCGATCGTTACAACCGCGTGGCACTTTTGTCGCGAAGCGATTGCATCCCACGATGATCTTCGCATCACCGCCGCGCTCGTCGATCTGGTTGCAACGGTTCAAACGTGTCCCACGTTGGACGAGGCGTGTCGGTCGGTCGTCGGCCAGTTGAAGCGACATTTGGATTGCAAGTTCGTCGCCCTCAGCCTGCTGCCGGGGAAGGGTCAATCTGCGAAGGGACGATCCAAACCGCTGCGGTTGGCGACGATTTCCGGTCTGGAGCACTTCGATCCCAATTCGACTTTGGCACAGACGATCGAAGCAGCTCACGATGAATGCGGCTTGCGCGATAGCGTGACCAGTTGGCCGCCACTGGCTCCCAACCGTCGCGAGCTGTCGATTGCTCACCGCCAGATCGTCGACTCCGTCGGCGTGGAGCTGATCGTTTCGACTCCGCTGCGAAACCACGACGGTCAGGTCGTCGGCGTCCTCAGCGTGGCCGGTGCGTTGCTTTCGGTCGGAAGTCCCGGAACGCAGAATCTATTGACCGCGCTGTCGCTGCCGATCGCATCGGTGCTGTCGATCAGCCGCCGCGCCCAACCGTCGGGCATCCGCCGATTCCTGAGTCAATTGGCGGCCCAATCGATGGCGACGCAGCGGAATCTGTTGCTTGCCTTGGCTGCCGCGATCCTCTTCACGCTCTGTCTTCCCTGGCCCTATCGCATCGCTTGCCGCTGTCGTTTGGAACCCGAAGCCAAACGTTTTGCAGTCGCTCCGTACGATGGGACGCTTGAAACGACGTTCGTGCGACCGGGAGACCGCGTCGAGGTCGGCGATGTTTTGGCCAGGATGGAACAACGCGAGATCAAATGGGAACTGGCCGGTGTCGTCGCACAGCAGGAGCGTGTCCGGAAGACGCTCGATAGCCACATGGCGAATCACGAAACGCCCAAGGCGATGATCAGTGAAGCCGAACTGGCCGAACTGGCCGCTCGCCGCCAATTGCTCGAATACCAACGCGACAACATGGAGATTCGATCGCCCGTCGCGGGCTTGGTCCTTTCGGGCAGTCACCAGCGGCGCGAACACTTTCCCGTCGGCATCGGCGAAAAACTGTATGAGATCGCCGAGATCTCGCCGTTGCGGGTCGAAGTGGGAATCCCCGCCGAAGACATTGCGCATGTAAAGGTCGGAATGCAGGTGCAGATTCGCCTGCACTCCGAACGGCTGCAACCGATCGTTGGCAAACTGGAATCGATTCGGCCGCGCGCGGTCGTCCGCCAGCAACGCAATGTCTTTATCGCGGAGCTCAGCGTCCCCAATCCCGATGGCAAGCTGCGTCCGGGAATGGAAGGAGACGCTCGGATCGTAACCGCCCGCCACACGCTTGCTTGGAATTGGTTCCACAAACCGTGGCAGCGTTTTGTCGCTTGGTGGTCGTTGGCTCTCGCATAG
- a CDS encoding efflux RND transporter periplasmic adaptor subunit: MWKLRKWFASRIVNVSLAGVILAIAPVVAADPLTNQAANGGYDAFTEPLQSIDVAAAEPGRIAQVFVKPGARVEADALLMTLDTQVLRATRAIAVVQAETTAEVDSLRIEHKRLEHRYQRLLELRSQGAGSPDEVLHAETDAKIAQLRVQTARDRQRIAELEIAEIDARIAMKEIRSPIAGIVTEVVQDVGEYVAGSEPTTVRVVDLSALRAVFYLPTSLATQMQIDQTLTLQFTDSDETVKSTIRHIDPVTNAESGRVGVEVIIANPNNRYRSGLRCRLDGSHHSVSPTPN; encoded by the coding sequence ATGTGGAAGCTCAGGAAATGGTTCGCCTCGCGAATCGTAAACGTCTCGCTGGCCGGGGTGATCCTGGCGATCGCCCCCGTGGTGGCTGCCGATCCGCTGACCAACCAAGCTGCCAACGGCGGCTACGATGCGTTTACCGAACCTCTTCAAAGCATCGATGTCGCCGCGGCGGAACCGGGCCGGATCGCCCAGGTGTTCGTCAAGCCAGGGGCTCGTGTCGAAGCCGACGCGCTGTTGATGACGCTCGATACTCAGGTGCTTCGTGCGACCCGAGCGATCGCTGTCGTGCAGGCGGAAACGACGGCGGAAGTCGATTCGCTGCGGATCGAGCACAAGCGGCTCGAACACCGCTACCAACGTTTGTTGGAATTGCGGTCTCAGGGAGCTGGCAGTCCGGACGAAGTGCTGCACGCCGAAACGGACGCCAAGATCGCTCAGCTGCGTGTGCAGACGGCTCGCGACCGGCAGCGGATCGCCGAGCTGGAGATCGCCGAGATCGATGCTCGGATCGCAATGAAAGAGATTCGCAGCCCGATTGCCGGGATCGTCACCGAAGTCGTTCAGGATGTCGGCGAATACGTCGCCGGTTCCGAACCGACCACCGTTCGCGTGGTCGATCTCAGCGCACTGCGAGCCGTCTTCTATCTGCCAACATCGCTCGCCACGCAGATGCAGATCGATCAAACACTCACGCTCCAGTTCACCGATTCGGACGAGACGGTGAAGTCTACGATCCGCCATATCGATCCGGTAACCAACGCCGAAAGCGGCCGCGTCGGGGTCGAGGTGATCATCGCGAATCCCAACAATCGGTACCGCAGTGGCCTCCGATGTCGACTGGATGGATCGCACCACTCTGTCTCTCCAACGCCAAATTAA
- a CDS encoding preprotein translocase subunit SecA → MKPLPITPDRTVAAVRDQQQRFMRWPDALLQSRTEQLRTKIKSEQRHARPPANSRFWQRWWQPTASDAMIEAHGLMAEAVRRTTGKLFYDVQLQAGWILSSGSIAEMQTGEGKTLTTGLPVFWQALAGRGCHVSTVNEYLARRDFETLQPSFDLLGLTVGHINSKMGVVEKQQAYRCDITYGPGYEFGFDFLRDQIALRSAPRRKLGMEYLAHLRGESVEQKNALIGRRLAFAVIDEADSVLIDEATTPLILSGQETSPRVGGSQIEAYFAADRIAQQLQSGEDYRVASVDRSIELTPTGWFRIHQHFAQSPQLRLARAWSCYVDNALRARQILCRDVDYVVRNGSVEIVDQNTGRIHPDRSWRNGLHQAVQVKERVAVVAEQQTQARITRQRFISQYDAICGLTGTAQAAADELKDFYRLSVVSIPTHRPCHRIGLPSRYFSNLRSKQASIVAEIRARHAHGAPMLVGTRTIAESRSISAALHSCGVPHRTLNGVQDESEADLIALAGQPGSVTIATNMAGRGTDIGLSDASRRRGGLHVIATEHHPCSRVDRQLIGRGARQGDPGSYQFFVSAEDELFDQTPQLAESIAARCEGAPDAQHDFSSQITRLQNDLEHQAYQRRAQLNRADQWLDRVLETVAKEAV, encoded by the coding sequence ATGAAACCATTGCCGATCACGCCCGATCGAACCGTCGCTGCAGTGCGCGATCAGCAACAGCGCTTCATGCGGTGGCCCGATGCTTTGTTGCAGTCGCGGACCGAACAGCTGCGAACCAAAATCAAATCGGAACAACGACACGCCCGTCCGCCAGCGAACTCGCGTTTCTGGCAGCGTTGGTGGCAACCGACAGCATCCGATGCGATGATCGAAGCGCACGGGTTGATGGCAGAAGCCGTGCGGCGGACGACGGGCAAGCTGTTTTACGACGTTCAGCTGCAAGCCGGCTGGATTCTTTCGTCCGGTTCGATCGCCGAAATGCAGACGGGGGAAGGCAAGACGCTGACGACCGGACTTCCCGTTTTTTGGCAGGCCTTGGCTGGACGCGGTTGTCATGTTAGTACCGTCAACGAATACCTGGCTCGCCGCGACTTCGAAACGCTGCAACCGAGCTTCGATCTGTTGGGGCTGACTGTCGGACACATCAACTCCAAGATGGGAGTTGTCGAAAAACAGCAGGCCTATCGTTGCGATATCACCTATGGTCCTGGTTATGAATTTGGTTTCGATTTCCTTCGCGATCAGATCGCTCTTCGGTCGGCGCCGCGTCGAAAACTAGGAATGGAATATCTGGCTCATTTGCGCGGCGAGTCGGTCGAACAAAAGAACGCCTTGATCGGCCGCCGACTCGCCTTTGCAGTGATCGACGAAGCCGACAGCGTCTTGATCGACGAAGCGACAACTCCACTGATCCTGAGTGGTCAAGAGACTTCGCCACGCGTTGGCGGTTCCCAAATCGAAGCCTATTTCGCCGCCGACCGGATTGCGCAGCAACTGCAATCGGGCGAAGACTACCGCGTCGCGTCGGTCGATCGCAGCATCGAACTGACTCCCACAGGTTGGTTCCGAATCCATCAACACTTCGCCCAATCACCACAGCTGCGGCTAGCTCGAGCTTGGTCGTGTTACGTCGATAACGCGCTGCGTGCGCGTCAGATCTTATGCCGCGACGTCGACTATGTCGTCCGCAACGGAAGCGTGGAGATCGTCGATCAGAACACGGGCCGCATCCATCCCGATCGCAGTTGGCGAAACGGTTTGCACCAAGCGGTTCAGGTGAAGGAGCGAGTGGCGGTTGTGGCCGAACAACAAACGCAAGCTCGGATCACACGACAACGATTTATCTCGCAATACGATGCGATTTGCGGATTGACGGGAACCGCACAAGCGGCCGCTGATGAATTGAAAGACTTCTATCGTTTAAGTGTCGTCAGCATTCCGACGCATCGACCCTGTCACCGGATCGGACTGCCGAGTCGCTATTTTTCCAACCTGCGATCGAAGCAGGCATCGATTGTCGCGGAGATTCGGGCGCGGCATGCCCATGGTGCACCGATGCTGGTTGGCACGCGAACGATCGCGGAAAGCCGATCGATCTCCGCGGCATTGCACTCCTGTGGCGTTCCGCATCGCACGCTCAACGGCGTTCAAGATGAATCCGAAGCCGATCTGATCGCTCTCGCCGGCCAGCCCGGATCTGTCACGATCGCTACCAACATGGCCGGCCGCGGTACCGATATCGGATTGAGCGATGCTTCGCGCCGCCGCGGCGGGCTGCATGTGATCGCGACCGAACACCATCCCTGTTCCCGCGTCGATCGTCAATTGATCGGCCGCGGGGCGCGACAAGGCGATCCCGGTTCGTACCAGTTTTTCGTTTCCGCCGAAGACGAATTGTTTGATCAGACACCCCAGCTGGCCGAATCGATCGCCGCGCGATGCGAAGGGGCTCCCGACGCCCAGCACGACTTCTCTTCCCAAATCACGCGACTGCAGAACGATCTGGAACACCAAGCGTATCAGCGGCGGGCGCAATTGAACCGCGCCGACCAATGGCTCGATCGCGTCCTCGAAACCGTCGCCAAGGAGGCTGTTTAA